In the genome of Peromyscus eremicus chromosome 1, PerEre_H2_v1, whole genome shotgun sequence, the window CATGATCTGCTCTGGGTTGTAGCTCCGGATGCCACCCAGACGCCACCTGCAGAGACGGCCCCATGGGCATCAGGTCCTTCCCTAGCCTCCCTGGAGCAGACACCCTGCCCATTTCCAGAGCCTCTCCTGATGTGGCCTGAGAGTCACAGCATAaatgggtaaactgaggctcagagaggggcaGTCTACTGATTCCCAGCCAGGGctctcctgcctctttctccccccTCATTTAtcagcagccctggcccagatAGGCAGTTTTATTAGTTCTGTCCTAGCTGTCTTTGGGTGGGACAGTCGAGGATGGGGAGGAGCTCAGCAGATGTGACTGACAACCTGTTTTATGGACACACCAGCCTGAGGAAGCCCCAGCAGAGGCCTCCTGTAAACCCGCCGATGCAATGGGCTGAGGAAAGCCAGAAGGGACCAAAGAGGACAGTGACAGCGAGGTTTTGTTTAGGACTGGCCCTCACAGGTCCCCAGACAAGGATGTTAGAGGAACTTGGTATGGAGTTATCTGATTAGAAATAAGCACCCTGGATTCCCCAGGAGATGGGACCCTGATGGGTGGTTAGAGGCAGTGAAGACTCCATATGAAACTCACTGTGGGTTTCTAGATGGGGAAATGGACAGACAGGGTGGCGGGACGGAGCAAACGGGgcaagcaggaggcaggaggggaaGGCACTGTgcctgggctgggctggctgcCTTGCCAATCCTTGTGGCCAGGGCATGTTCCTCTGGCTCCTTGTCAGGCCCCCAGCGCCAGCCTCAATGCCCGGCGAGTTGCGGTGTTGGGCAAGTGTTTGTTGAATCAATGAATGAAAGAACAAGGCCCACAGAGAAATTATCTTCCCCTTGCTTCATCTCCCAggtcccctcttctccctctggcTATTCCCTCAGGAGACAATGACTCTGCCCGGGCTACGTCTGGTGGGCTCGGGACCACACCAGGCAGCACCATGTGGACTCTGCAGGTGGAAAGAAGTTATACAAGCTGAGCTTCCTTTCCAGAGCTCAGTCCTGGACCCTGGCCTAGAAGCTGTTCAGCAAAGCTGCCTGACCCAGCAGGTCCTAAGACACCTGACCATCCCTAGTACCTAGGTCTCACCTTAGCAACTAATGTTAGAATCCAATGGGGAAAATGGCCAGGGTCTCTACAGCCAGGCACATCCGGGGCAGGAAAGCCACTGGGTGGGGGGTGTCTCCCcggggggaggagaaaggagtgagGGTGTGGGTCAGAgacagtgaaaaagaaaagggtGATGGGAGAGATACAGAGAAACAGCACGGACCACTGGAAAGGAAGTCCCGAGAGACAGAAGCCAACggagcaggagagaaacagaaatgggACTTCGCGCGCGGGGCAGGTGGCAAAgggccccctgagtgctggacttGGGGATGTGAGGGCCCTGTCCCCAGGGGAGACACTCCGGTGCTGAGGGAAGCTGGGTCAGCACCTACCAAGGAGACGCTGGTCCCCACCTACAAAAACTGCAACAGGGACCAAAAAAGTACAGCACACACGGCCAGACCGGAAGAATCAATCCCAGCAcgcagggggctgaggcaggaggattgaaagtcggagggacagcctgggctatgtagtgagagcTCGTCTCAAAggataaaggaaaaggaaaggaaagagcgggaaggagggtggggtgggagggtggagaaGGGCCAGTGCTGCAGGCAGAGACGAGCAAGGTGACCCAGGCTCAGCACTTGGTGAACAGCAGCTTTTCAGACAGACCTGGAAAGGGAGTGGCCagaagggggaagaggagcaggagggaaCACACCAGAATTACCTGATCAAGTGATAGCTGTGAGAGGCCAGAGTGCagcagagagggggaggggagagaggagggacatGCGCCATCAGAGCAGGatgggacagagagagaacatcggTCAAGAGCCAGCCCCAGCCCCTTGGTTCCTGGTTGCCTAGGGCCCCGGGCTGGCCCAACATCTTCCCCTCCCCGGACCACCCGTTCCACCCATGGCAACCACGTGCCAGCTGTCTTAAGGGGCGGGCATGGAGGTTTCAGCTGGCAGGGTAGCCCTCGGTCCTCCCAGGAGTGAACCCGTGCCCTGGCTGACAGTGGGCAGACGGAGCGGGCAGCGTCCACCAGGTAGCACACAGCAGATCAGGGCAAGGTTTGGCTCTGAGCCCCGAGCTGGGTGCTCATTCTAGAGGCCATCCAGTTTCTGCTGAGGGTGGGGCCTGGGCCTGCTGAGGGTAGGCTGGTTATGGATATGTTGGGGTCTACTCACTTCTGGAGCACGAAGATGCCGATGATGAGGCTGAAGGAGATCAGGTCGGCAGTGACCCACATGAGGCAGTACTCGTCGGGGGGCTGTGGAGAAATGACCCAAGACCAGCTTACAGTCATGGCTCATCTAGACCAAGGGACCATAGACTGCGGGACCTCTTATATTAGACTAATGAGGAAGGGCAGGGGAGGAGCTTGAGGtgccttaatattttattttgtaagagtGGACTCAGGCATGTTGggctaaggtgtgtgtgtgtgtgcgcgcgcgtgcgtgcatgcatgtgtgcgtgtgtgtattttAGGGTAGAAGTGGTATGTGGagtctcaagtgtgtgtgtgcatgcgtgcatgtgtgcgtgcgtgcgtgtatttCAGGGTAGAAGTGGTGTGTGGAGTCTCAAGTGTGTGTAAGCTTACAGGAGCTCAAAGCAAGAGCCAAATGACACAAGATGGGTCCTTCATTGGCATGTAAGGTGCCACGTGCCTGGCAGATGGATATATGACCCTACAAATAGGTATGGGGCAAGAGGACGTTGATCACAGGGCCTGGGGAAAACCAAGCCCCATATGTATAGCCTCAGCACCTTCGACCTCAGACAAATGAGGGACACTTTAGGGGTCCATCAGCTCCGTGGGGCCTGCAcccttctgcctgcctgcctgcctgttagTTCATGTCACTTTCGAGGAGTGTTGGGGGCATTTAAGGACTACAACTGGAAAGTGGCTCCTTCAGGCTTGGCAGGGGCCTGATGAGCTGCATCGGTCTGAAGCTCGCGGCCCAGACCTCCATAGCTTCCTGTCCACCACcgaagtcctcttctggcctcggccACACCTCTCTCCTGAAACCACCTGTAACTTAGCTCTGACTTGCCAACACTGCCGCCCTTAGCTATGGAGCGCTTTCCCTGTCTTTGCATCCTCAGGGACATGGGGCTCCCtcaggggcaggggtgggagtTCAGCTGGTCTGAGGTGCTCCAtgactgacctccacacactcctCATGGTCCTCCAAGTAGACCTGTGCTGTCCCCAGCCTCTTTCTGGAACAACTTCCTTTTAAAACCAACTCTAACAAGTAGCCCACAACCCAGGGAACTGTCAGTTTCTTTTGAGTGTTGGTTGCTAGGCAATGCGATCTTTCCATGAGTCAGACCCAGGGTCCCCAGCACTTCAGCGCAGACCTCAGAAGCTGTGACAATCCCATTCTGCCTTAGCCTATAGTTACCcctccccgccacacacacacaccgtggatGCCACTATCCCAGGTTCTCCCCAGGGGCAGCCCTGGCAGGTGACTGATAGATAGCCCTAGATGCCCTCAGGCCCCACAGTCTCCAACTTACCATGATCCAGAGTGGAGAAGGCACCCGAGAAAGGGTATGGGAGTTGTCAGAAGTGACTGATGGAACCCCGGCACACCACAGCAGGGAGAAGAGCCACGGTGCGTTGACTGTGTAGAGGTTTACACTCAGGTTCCAGGATGCATAGTCCCTGGGCAGGGGACAGAGGCTGGTCAGCTGTCTCTAGGTGCTCTGCTGCATGAAGCTGGAGGAGCACCCCGATAGACTGTCACCCTCACAGCCACCCCAGGAGGAAGGCATGTCTGCGTCCATGCTCACAGGACAAGCCCCGCTCTGCCCAGTGCTTCTGGTCTCACATCCAAACCCTGTGTGCCCAAGCTCCCAGTGTTCTGCCCTGTGCCCACATGTCATAGGTGGAGGGTTAAACTGGGGGTAcaaagtccctccctccctccctccttcagggGCACCTGGGGTGGCACAGGGCAGGCACCTGAGCTCCTGGTGAGACACCTGAGTGTAGCGAAGGTTCAGCTTCTGGATGTGACCTCTCCGTAGGCTGGCAATGGCTTCTTTAGATCCAGATGTTTGCTGGAAGCCAGGAGCCATTTTCCGAACTAGAGGCCTCTGCCTGTTAGGCAGCCACATGACCTGCCGGCAGGAGCCAGGGTGGTCAGGCCTCTCATCTCCAGGTTTGGGGTGAGGGCTCTAGCCCTACTAGACCCTTCGAGGGTCAAAAAGAGGCCCGTCCACAGCAATGGAGCCCATAGTGAACAACTGGGGCAGCTTCCCTGGTCAAGACAAGATGGGcaaccccaccctccccaccctccccgcCTCTGAGCATCTACAGAACTGTGTGTCACAGAGTGGCTTCAGGTTCCCAAAGTGTCACACCACGGTGATTTGGGTCTCGTTCCACTGAAGTAACCAGGGAACACAGGCGCCCACTCTCCTCTGAGCGATCGAAAGCACTTATTGGACTCTTTCCTGCCCCCAGAACGGAGCAGTCAGGAACACAAGGCGCACACAGCCCTGTTGTCCAAACAGGGAAGCTGAAGTGTGGTGAAGTGTGGAGAGGGGACTGGTGAGTCTATGGTGGTGCAAAGGGGCTAAGCCAGGGTCACCAACAGGGCTTCACCTGGTGCTGTGGGAAGCCTGAATGCAGCAGGGCCTCCAGCGTGACGTTGAGGAAGCTGCCACGGTAAGGATGATCACGGGGCGGGTCTCGAAGGTTGAGCAGCAGTGTGGCATTACCTTTGGCTAGCTCCAGGAGCTCTGCCAGGCTGCAGATGGACTGGTTCTGGACCTCCCTGACGTCTGAGGGTGACAGGGAGCTGGCTGTCCAGAAGGGGTCAGTCTGGCAGAGACAGGGACATACACGGCTGTCACCAGCCCTTCTGAGCTTTCAAGCACCTTCCTGGCAATAGAGCATGGAGACCCAGGGCAGCCAGTGACTGCTGGtgtattggcagttgatggctgtggCCCAGTTAGGGACCTAACCTTCACCTCAGTGGTCCCCACCTGCTTCCCAAGAGAACCCTTCGCTTAGAGCcagtccagtgtggccttgagtcCATtacgtagccaaggatgaccctgaactcctgatcctctttgTGCTGAGATTACACTACTCTACCAAGTTTATGAGGTGCtcgggattgaacccagggcttagcacatgctaggcaagcactccaagTGAACTACATCCTCGGTCTTAGGGCTACGGCTTCAACAAGCCTATTAAGGATCAGTATCCTTGAGGGGGAAAGCCAACAGACCAGAGACCCCCTAACAAGCAGTGATAGCTCCAGGGTCCGGATGCCAGAGTCCACAGAAGGTCGCTGGCTAGGGTCCTCCGAGCTGATGGGCGCCTGCCTCCTTCTTGAGGAGCCTTCCATGTCTCCCGTGCCTATGGCAGGCCCAGGTATAGGCAGACCTTGAGGAACCACTGGCCAGCATTGAGCCTCTGCAGGACAGTCCAGTTGAGCATGGCCGCAGGCCTGCGGGCGAGCTCTGGAAACATCTGCTCCACGTTGGTGGTCCGCCTCAGGGTGGTGTCATGCATGAGAAAGGGCACGCCGTCCAGGCTGCAGGAGAGGGTCACTGTCACCACCCACTCAGGGCTATCACCTGCCCCCAGTCAccaccctcccttctccccaccctCAAAGGACACAGCTCTTCTGTTCCCATCTCAGCTACAGACTCCCCACCTACGCGGGGAGCGTCCTGGGCCGGTGGGGACCTCAAAGGACTCCAGGGACAAGTCCTTTGACTCTATGAAGGTCAAGTGGGGAAGACAGCTgaggaggggagggctggggaaagTGAGTTCTGTCACTTAGCAACGTTAGGTGATAATGGGGGGAAGTGAGGCTAAGCAGGAAGCACTTATGTCAAGGTCTACGGCCACTAAGTGGTGGGACCTGGCCTCAGACCAAGTCCTTGAGATGCCATATTGATAACGGTGCCAGCACAGGTCCCTCTGACAAAGTCCGCCTACTTCCCTCACCCTTCTCATTCCACCAGGGCTGGCCACGGTTCACAGAGCGCCGTAGTGTGAAATAGTAAAGGGCACCATGCTTCCTGCTCCTCGAGGCATTTTATCAACTCCTGCCAGAGAGGTATGGTGTGTCTAATCCATGCTGTCCACACCGGGAGTGGTAACCTCACACGCATGGTGTAACTGTTCATTGCACACCCTGTGGAATAGTATTTGGTGGCCCTGCCTTCTCCTCTCCCCGGGGGTGAGGAGATAGGTCGGTGTGGGTTTCTCCATCACTTATACTAACACATATGCTGATCTATAGGTGGAAATGTGCACATCACTTCTGTAtggtcttgttttgctttgttttttgagacagggtttctccgtgtagctctggctgtcctggaactccctctgtagaccaggctggcctcaaactcgcagagatccgcctgcctctgcctcccgagtgctgggattaaaggtgtggccaccacctcctggcttctgTACGGTCTCATATCCAGCACTGTCACTGTATTCTCTGTAACTTGCTCGCTTCACTTAGCCAAGTGTTTGCATTCCCCCAGCGGAGAAACACGGATCTAATTCTCTTTCTAATGTGTCAGTGGCAGGGCTCCAGGTCCCCACACCCAAACCCTACCCGCACAGGAGTCTGTTCTTTACATTCTGGAGTCTGGCACAAACCTCGTTTGCATTGAAAGGGTGCCTGGCCTGTTGTGGACCATCCAAGCCCCCACCCTCCCACTGCTAAGGCAGGGTCCGGAGGTTTTACCCAGAGACCCAAGTGCAGATGCTAGGGAGTGGGGGCTGCCACTGCCCTCCTCCCCCATGCCAACCTGATGCTGACGTCAGCTTGCAACCCATACAGCTTCTGCTCCAGGGCCTTCCGGAAGGACATCAGGGTGTGTTCTGGAGCCAGCTGAAAAGGGAAGGGTGGTGAGGGCGGAGCTAGGGTCCCACCGATGACCCCTCCCCAGCCAGTGGGTAGTCTTCCCTGCTGGGAGGTCTGCTTCTCACCCTGGCTCATCTGTGGGGTTGCTGTGGCAACCCGGGCACCCACACAGCTGCTCTGAGGCTCAGGTTTTCCATTTGTTAGGATGTGTGTACCTCCCcgggggctggggggaggggcagcagtGTGCTGAGTATGTACCTATGGAAGCCTGGCACAGCTAGGGCCTAGCACACAGTAACTCTGACCACATCACCCTTGCTGCACCACAGACACTGAGCAAGAGTCTGGAAGCAAATGGCCTTTTCCACAGGTCTGTGGCTCTGTGGCAGCCTTGAGCAGAGCCTAGTTCCTTCTGGATTAATCTCAGAGCCCAGTCCTGGTGGAGATtctggagggggaaggagaggagatggggTTTCTGTGGTGTGACGAGTTTCTTCATCTATTCAGACATGATAATATTCTCTTCATCCATACACTAATACATTCATTAAAACCCAACTTAAGCTGCAACCCTACAGCAGATCACCCAGATCAGTTCCAGTCACCGCACTGCACGACCCTGCCTTGCAACCTTGGGTGAATTCTCCCTTCTAAGgacccacctcctcttctgcccaTTGGGGATGTGGGCTCACTGTTCTCTGAAAGTATTTATTCAGCTGAGGAGTGAGTTTCCAAATCTCCTTCAATGCCATGCAGAGTAAATTGTCATACCTCATCCTACCACGAGGGGTCAGCACCAAACCAGAGATTGGATTTAGACCCGGCAACTCTGAAGGCTGGCAATCATTTGAGAagcccacatgaacacacactggGTGACTCTGGACATTCACAGTGACATCGAGGGGGCACTGGATGCCCCCCCAAACCAGCACTAAAGAGCCTGCAAAATGGCTTACTAGGTAAAGGTTCTTGCTGTcaaactgacaacctgagtttaatccccaggacagCATGgtaggagggaactgactccagcTGATTGTCCTCGGAATCTCCACATGTATTCTGAGGCATGAACCTTGCACCcccaatcaaaaaacaaaacattttttaaagttgacTTCACAGAGAGCAGAATAGTGGTTAACAGAGGCTAAGAGTGGAGAGAAAAAGGCTGGTTAtctgggcagagggaagaggtTCGGGCAGCCTGCAGCAGTGGGGGGCTGTGGTAAAGGagaactccctgtgtattttaaaACAGGCAGACGGGAGGATTCTGAATGTTCCTAACACAATGAAACAATGTGTGAGGTgacaggtgaatctctttgaTGTGAGAATAATGCCTTGTACACACATGTGAGAATAACACCCTGACCTGCCAATGTGCACCATTATCCTATGtcaggtaaagaaaaaaaacaaaacataaaactgaaCACCACAACCAGgtgcggtggcgcacacctgtaacctcCTCAACAGGCAGGAGGGTGAGACGGAGGTCTGTGAGGTCTAGGCTATTCTGGGCTgcacactgagaccctgtctcaaacaacggACATAATGAGCAAGCCACCACAGGGACGCGGGCAGCCAAGTGCACAGCTTGGGAGACCGTCTAGTGACAGCTTTGTCAACAGATAAATAGCACAGAGGAgaacgtgggggggggggggtgtgtgtgtcacagaatAAAAGGCACCGAGGAGACATGTGTCAAGCAGATGGGCAGCATGATGGCATTTGGATcctgattttaaaaatctgtgctaCAAAAAGATATTTGgggagaaaataaaggaaagctAAACTGTGATACTAGGTCATGTTAAATCATTGTTAATCTGggggctgcagagacggctctgaagttaggagccctggctgctcttccagaaggcccggtgtgatccccagcacccacgtggcagctcacacacAATGCCATCCAGTCCCAGGGGAGCTgacaccctttcctggcctccacagTGCCAGGCAAAACAAccgtacacataaaaatgaaaataaataccttaaaaatGGTTAATTTGGCGGAGTGTTATAATTATTATCgttatgtaagtgtgtgtgtgtgtgtgtgtgtgtgtgggtgtgggtgtgtgtgtgcacacgcgcacacgttTTACTGCACAGACGAGTCACAGGACAGCTTTCGGGAGTCAGTCCTCTTCTAGCCTTACGTCAGTTTCAGGACTGAACTCCGTATGGCGGCTTTCGTGACGTCCCCTCGGAGCCACCCTGTCCCAggctgctgtttgtttttaaggccttatgttctgggcatggtggcacgcgCCTGCAATCCCGGCATCCCCGGCATCCcggaggcagaggcgggaaggTGGGTACTACTTTAAGCCCAGCTTGTCCCAAGCAAGCAGATCAACACAGCGAGTCCCTCTGTGTTGGAGATACATCCTAAAGCGTCCGCGGGTCAACTGGTCTAGGATCCGCCTCACTGCAGAGAACACGAGGCAGAGAGGTGGGAACAGCGGGCTGTTACAGAGCACGGAAGGCAGCAATGGGGTCCCCATTACATGGCGCAGCACAGTATTTTCACACTCGGTGCATATCTGAATTTTTTTAACTGAGGCTGCCTCGCTTCCCTTCCCCCTGTCCTGCGCAGCAGCCTCCAGTCCCGCcgaggctgcccccccccccctgggAAGGTCAGGTTTTAACTTCTCTTCACAGTAGCAATAGCATGGGCACCCTAAATTGAGGCTCAAAGGGGCTGGTGACCCCCACAGTACACACAGGTAGCAAAGTGAACCTCCATCCAGATTCCGTTTGGCTGCCCCTAGGAGGTGTCAGGCTCAGCACCAACATGGGGTtctaggggagggcccagctcagaAGCACAGGCCTGTGAGGGGTTTCCTAAAAATAATACCTGAATCATGTGTAGGGAAGAacttccaggtgtgtgtgtgtgtgtgtgtgtgtgtgtgtgtgtatgtgtgtgtgtgcatgtgtgtgtgtatgtgtgtgtgtgcatgtgtgtgtatgtgtgtgtgtgtgtgtgtgtgtatgtgtgtgtatgtgtgtgtgtatgtgtgcatgtgtgtgtgtatgcatgtgtatgtgtgtgcatgtgtgtgtgcatgtgtgtgtgtgtgtgcatgtatgtgtgtgtgcatgtgtgtgtatgtgtgtgtatgtgtgtgcatgtgtgtgtatatgtgtgtgcatgtatgtgtgtgtgtgtgtgtatgtgtgtgtatgtgtgcatgtgtgtgtgtatgcatgtgtatgtgtgtgcatgtgtgtgtgcatgtgtgtgtgtgtgcatgtatgtgtgtgtgcatgtgtgtgtatgtgtgtgtatgtgtgtgcatgtgtgtgtatatgtgtgtgcatgtatgtgtgtgtgtgtgtgtgtgtgtgtgtacatatatgcaggtaccatggagcccagaggccagaagcattAGATGCCCCTGAAGTTGGcggtacaggcagttgtgaaccacctgatacTGGGTGCTGGAACCCGAattacacactcttaaccactacaTGCTACATGCCCTCAATCAcaccgtgctcttaaccactgagccatccccccagtcCCATGGCTTTGGAGAGCATTTTTCTATGCTGAAACCAACGGCATGGAACTCCCTGCAGAGCCCGGTATTCAGAGAGCTCCAGTGTAGGTAGGGATGGGCACTGCCTCTATCCAGAAGCTCAGGTCCCAGGTTCTGGTGCATGGGGACGCTCTGATCCTCAAAGGGGTCCTGCTGAAGGTGGCAATCCTGTCTCTTACTTTGTGTGCCTGGGATATATCTGGACACTTTGTCCATGCTCGCCTTCACCCCACCACAGGCGACATCACTGTTTGTATGGCCTAGGAGGGGACAGGGAACAGAGAAGGTGAAGCCATGCCTCTACCACAGCTGGCCAAGGCCTGGACCAAGCCCCACAAGGCAGCATGGCTCTGGAAACTTTGTTTATCTCAGCTCTCTTACGGGGTGCTGGGCACCTCAGTGCTGCGTCCCAACACTGATTTTGACTTTGCCCCTTCCTCTTCAGTCAAGTCCACTGTCTTCCCTCGAGTGGTTAGAACTGGGATCTCCTGCCTCCGACTGGCCTTAGCCCCAAGGTCACTTGCTTACagctctcctggcctccataagcCAAGGGCTGGCAGTGCAGGGCTGGAGCTGAAAACCCTCTAGCATATCTAGGGCTTCCGCCAAGCGCTTGATTTTTCTAGCAGGAGTCTTTAGGGCTCTTCGGGATCCATGCCCACCCAGGTTCTCGGGCCTTCTCCTTAGCTCTTCCTACCCACTCCTGAAAGGGCATTGTGCTGGCCTACTGCTCTGCTGCCACACGGATCACATCCATCTTCCTCAGGGTCCTCCCCGCAACGGCTGTCGCCCGGTTCCACCCTCAGGAGCCACTCACCATGGGGGCCCCTCGGTGGCCAATGAGGGCAGGCTTAGGGCCCAGGTCCTTTTTCTCCATGATGCAGGGAGAAGAGATGGTGAGAGGGATCAGGTAGAGGCTGAAGACCACAGCAAAGAAGGTACAAAGAACGGTGACCTGAGAGGCTGTGGACACAGGCAGTGGGAACTTCCGGTGAATCATCTGCTCAGCCCTCACCAGGCCCAACCGGGCCTAGCGGGCCAGATTGGAATGCAGAACTTGGTGATCTGAGGAGCGGCCTTTGCTCTTGACAAGAAGTGCACCCCATCTACAACTtaggcacacatgtacacccagACATAGGGACTTGGAGCAGAGATCCAGAGCAACCTCTGGTAGCATCTGTGAACCACCTAGAGCCAGCCCTTCCCCCTTCCCATGCCGAGCACCAAGGCCCCACCTCATGCCCA includes:
- the Gdpd5 gene encoding glycerophosphodiester phosphodiesterase domain-containing protein 5 isoform X2, which translates into the protein MGYWSDWSVPILVTTAAAFTYIAGLLVLALCHIAVGQQMNLYWLHKMVLVVILASTVVAMSAVAQLWEDEWEVLLISLQGTAPFLHIGALVAITALSWIIAGQFARAERSSSQVTVLCTFFAVVFSLYLIPLTISSPCIMEKKDLGPKPALIGHRGAPMLAPEHTLMSFRKALEQKLYGLQADVSISLDGVPFLMHDTTLRRTTNVEQMFPELARRPAAMLNWTVLQRLNAGQWFLKTDPFWTASSLSPSDVREVQNQSICSLAELLELAKGNATLLLNLRDPPRDHPYRGSFLNVTLEALLHSGFPQHQVMWLPNRQRPLVRKMAPGFQQTSGSKEAIASLRRGHIQKLNLRYTQVSHQELRDYASWNLSVNLYTVNAPWLFSLLWCAGVPSVTSDNSHTLSRVPSPLWIMPPDEYCLMWVTADLISFSLIIGIFVLQKWRLGGIRSYNPEQIMLSAAVRRTSRDVSIMKEKLIFSEISDGVEVSDELSVCSDSSYDTYANSTATPVGPRGGGSRAKTLTDRGGH
- the Gdpd5 gene encoding glycerophosphodiester phosphodiesterase domain-containing protein 5 isoform X1 gives rise to the protein MVRHQPLQYYEPQLCLSCLTGIYGCRWKRYQRSHDDTTPWERLWFLLLACTFSLALTWLYFWWEVHNDYDEFNWYLYNRMGYWSDWSVPILVTTAAAFTYIAGLLVLALCHIAVGQQMNLYWLHKMVLVVILASTVVAMSAVAQLWEDEWEVLLISLQGTAPFLHIGALVAITALSWIIAGQFARAERSSSQVTVLCTFFAVVFSLYLIPLTISSPCIMEKKDLGPKPALIGHRGAPMLAPEHTLMSFRKALEQKLYGLQADVSISLDGVPFLMHDTTLRRTTNVEQMFPELARRPAAMLNWTVLQRLNAGQWFLKTDPFWTASSLSPSDVREVQNQSICSLAELLELAKGNATLLLNLRDPPRDHPYRGSFLNVTLEALLHSGFPQHQVMWLPNRQRPLVRKMAPGFQQTSGSKEAIASLRRGHIQKLNLRYTQVSHQELRDYASWNLSVNLYTVNAPWLFSLLWCAGVPSVTSDNSHTLSRVPSPLWIMPPDEYCLMWVTADLISFSLIIGIFVLQKWRLGGIRSYNPEQIMLSAAVRRTSRDVSIMKEKLIFSEISDGVEVSDELSVCSDSSYDTYANSTATPVGPRGGGSRAKTLTDRGGH